The nucleotide sequence CAATTTCTCCACTGTTGGTAATCGGATCCGTAATTAAAGCATTATTGGCACTGGGCTTGGTGGACTTTAAGCCACTCTTGGTGAAGACCGGAGCTAGATTGTGATACTTACTGGCAACTGACTCAATAAAGGCTAACTTGGCGAGAATCTCCGTTTCTTGAGGATCGTTTTGGAGATTTTTAAACCGGCCAGTTAGCTGAAACTGACTGAGATTAAATTCGATAACATTGAGTTGTTGTTCCACCTTACTTTGTAAATACGCTGAGGCAGCTTTTCCCAGTTGAGGGTCAAAGCTCACGGCCTGGCCTTGAAAATGTTTATCTTCAATGTCCTTGAGGGCAATTGCACCTTGGTAGGCTTTTTCTAGACTACTCAGTTGCCACTGCTGTAACCACCGCTGCCACATAGGGGAAATCCAAGTTGAGATGAGGGATCAAAAATTACTCTCAGTCTAAGGCCCGTCCCTTCAATTGAATCGCAGATCGGTAAGGATTTGACCGGAACAGGCTAGAGTGATGGCAGATTTTGCTGTTGCCCTGCTCTGGATTGTAGAACTTTACTACACCTCCGGTAGGCTATTGCCAACGTTCGCAGATGTTACCCAAACTTACCCCCTGGTTGATGATGCTCAAGTCAAAAAAAAGCACCTGGATTGCTGCGGGCCTGGGACTAGTGGCCGTTGGGGGCATTGGGGTCGGAATTTGGTGGAGTCTGAAACAGCAAGAATCTCCCCAGGCCAGTACCAACACCTTTGCTGAAATCCTCCAGGCCCCAGAGCCAAACCAAATTGCCAGTCTGGAAAAACTCGCCGATCAAGGCCTACCGCTGCAACAGGCCCAGGCCCGGTATTTACTGGCGATCTCTGCCCTGGAAAAGAGTGACCCCAATGCCGCCCTTGACTGGTTAAAGGACTTAGAACAAAAAAATACACCCCTGACTGCCCCGATTTTGGTTCTACAAGCCCAGGCCTATGAAAAAGCCAATCAACCCACCCCAGCCAAAGCCACTTGGGAAAAGATAGTCCGCCAGTTTCCCCAAGAGCCGGAAGCTGCCCTCGCCCTGTTGGCGTTGAATCAACCCGACCAAGCCCTGGCCCAATTTCCCCAAGTCCCAGCCGTCGTGGAACTGGCCCAAAAACGCCTCCAGGCCAATCCCCGCCAACGGTCGCTGCTGGTGTTGATTGCAAAACATGGCCTGTTTTTAGAGAATTATCTTGAGATTCTGGATCAACTCACTAAATATTATTCCCAGGAACTTAAACCGGAAGATTGGGCGGCCATTGGCTTTGGTTATTGGGAAAACCTGTCTTACAAAAAAGCGGGCCGGGCCTATTTGCAAGCTCCCCCCACGGCATTTAATACCTATCGAGCGGGCCGAGCGTTGCAACTGGGCGATGAACGGAACCAAGCCATTACGACCTATCAACGGGTTGTCCAAAAATTTCCCAAGACAAAAGAAGCGGCCCTGGCCTGGTTACGTTTAGGTCGTTTGAGTGAGAGTAATGCCCAGGCCCTGCGCTATTTTCAACAGGCAATGACAACATCCAAGGCTGCTAAGACTTCTACTATTGCTGCTGATGCCCTCCTAGATCAAGCTGGCCGTCTGGAAAAAAGCGGGAATTTGGCCCAGGCTGCCCAGGCCCGAGAAACCTTATTAACTACCTATGCCACTACTCCGGCCGCCGCCCAACTGAGATGGCAACAGGCCCAACGGGATGCCCAAGCCGGAAATCTGGGGGAAGCGAGAACCTGGGCGCAATCTCTGCTCAAAAATAATCCCGATAGTGAACTGGCTCCAACTGCAGCCTTTTGGTTAGGGCAATGGGCAACGGATCAGCAACAACGGCAAAAAGATTGGCAGATTCTGACGGAAAAATATCCCTATTCCTATTACACTTGGCGGGCCTTGAGCCTTTTGGGTAAACCGGTTGGCACCTTTACCACGGTGCGGGGCCTCAATCCTCCAGTTGACCCGGAAAAACGGCAAATTTTACCCCTCAGTGCTGGCTCTCAAACCTTACAGGCTCTCTATGAAATGGGCCAATATGACCTGGCCTGGAGTCGCTGGCAATGGGAATTTCGGCATCGGGTTGAACCAACAGCGGCGGCCCAATTAACGGATGGCCTGGTACGGGTGGGGGTGGGGGATTATTTGGATGGGATTTTCATGCTGGAGAATCTGCAACAACGGGCCCGGACTGAACCCGCCACCGCCAAGTTTTTGACCCCCATGCTGAAAAATCCTGCCTATTGGTATGCGCTTTACCCCTTACCCTTTTGGTCACAAGTCCAGGCCTGGTCAGCAAAACGGCAGATAAACCCTCTTTTGGTGATGTCTTTAATTCGCCAAGAGTCGCGCTTTGAAGTCGGGATTCAGTCGGTTGTGGGAGCCACGGGGTTAATGCAAGTCATGCCTGATACCGCGGCCTGGATTGCCCCCCAAATTGGTCTGACATCCTATCGGTTGGACAATGTGGAGGACAGTCTCAACCTGGGAACTTGGTACTTTGCCCACACCCATGACCTCCATGACCAAAATACCCTCCTGGCCTTAGCGAGCTACAATGCCGGGCCGGGAAACGTGGCAGATTGGCTCCAGCGATTTGGCTACAAGGATCCGGATCAGTTTATTGAGCAAATTCCTTTTCCCGAAACCTATGGCTATGTCAAGTCTATTTTGGGTAACTATTGGAACTATCTCCGGCTCTACAGTCCTCAGTCTCCCCTCTAGGCAGATTAAATCGGTTTGACTCAATTCAAAAGTTTGTCCCTCTGGCGTTATACAGACTGTTCTGAGAGAGTAGAAATCTTAAAAAGACTGTCCAGAGAGCATTTCCTGACTTGTCCCCATCTAGCCCTCAATGAGTAGCACGATAGTTTTGCCCATTCTGGCGGTGACTGTTTTTACCAATGAGGGTAGTATAGCGATCAGGACAATTCATGTTCCTATGATGCAATGCCAATTTCTAAGATGACTGGGGCATGATCACTAGGTTTTTCCAGTTTGCGCGGGGCCGAGTCAATGACACAATTCTGGGCCTGGGCATAAAGTCCCGCCGTGAGATAGTGATGATCAATCCGCCAACCCCGATTACCCCGAAACGCGCCGGTGCGATAGTCCCACCAACTGTAATGGCCCGTTTCTGGGGTGAATTTCCGAAAACCATCCTGAAAGCCCAAGGCAGCTATTTGCTCTAAGGCTTCTCGCTCTGGATCGGTAGCCATAATGTGGGTTTCTCGCCCTTGGGGATCGTGAATGTCAATATCCTCTGGGGCAATGTTAAAGTCACCACAGATAATCATTTCCTCCGCTGCATTGGCTTGTAACGTGGCGATGTAGGTTCTTAGCGTCGCTAACCAGGCCAGTTTGTAGTGATATTTATCCGTCCCCATTGCCAAACCATTGGGAATATAGACATTAATCACCCTAATATTGGGCGCAATGATCCCCGTAATCAACCGTTTTTGAGTCTCTAAGTCGCCAACATCACCCAAGACGGGACTAAATCCAGTGGAGATTTCGGTCACTGGCTCACGACTGAGGATCGCCACGCCGTTGTAGGCTTTTTGTCCAGAAATATAAACGTGATAGCCTAAATCTGTCAGCGGGGCCTGGGGAAAGAGTTCATCCACCACTTTGGTTTCTTGCACACAGAGAACATCGACTGGATTGGCCTGCAACCACTGGCAAACCTGATCCAAGCGTGTCCGAATTGAGTTGACATTCCAAGTGGCAATTTTCATAAATCGAGTTTTGCTGGTTTTAGACTGGTGGATGAAAGTAAAAGGCTGTGCCCAAAATGGCATAGGTCGCCAATAATAACGCGCCTTCTAACCAATTGGAACGGCCATCAAGACTAATTAAATTAGCGACAACAACGGCAATGATCACCGCTACCACTTCAAAGGGGTTAAAGTTCAAATCCATCGGTTGGCCAATGGCCTGGCCCACTAGAACCAGAATCGGTGCCACTAGCAGCGCCACTAACAAGCTCGACCCCATCGCCACAGAAACGGCCAAATCCATATTGTTTTTCATCGCCACCCGCACCGAAGTGACATATTCCGCTGCTCCACCCACCAACGGCAATAAAATCACCCCCGTAAAGAGAGGTGTGAGACCCAAGCCTGAGGTGGCTTCCTCGACAACCCCAACAAAAATTTCTGACTCAAAGGCAACTCCAATGGTGGCAATCACTAAAACAGAGACCCAGAGCACCAAGTTGGGTTTATGACTGGGTTCCACTTCCCCTTCCAAATCCACTTGGCTGACATCGTAAAGGTAGCTATGAGTCTTGAGGGAGAACAGCAAGGTGAGGGCATAGACGACAATCAGAACCACAGCCGTGACGATGGATAGATGACCAATGGCAGCATCTGTCACCCCTTTAGATGTAAAAATAACCATCGCCGGGAGCAAAATTGCCGAAACCGCGACTGTCATTGAGGAGCCATTCACCCGCGCCACCACGGGGGCAAATTCCTGTTCCTTAAATCGCAAGCCGCCCAGAAACATGGATAGGCCCATCACTAAGAGCAAGTTGCTGACAATTGTGCCGGTAATACTGGCTTTGACAATATCCACCAGGCCCGAGCGCAAGGCCACCAAGGCAATAATTAACTCTGTCGCATTGCCAAACACCGCATTCAATAATCCACCAATGGTGGGCCCCGTTGCCAAAGCGACTTCTTCCGTAGCCGTACTCAGCCAAATCGCCAAGGGAATGATCCCCAATGCGGAGGTAAAAAAGATTGTCAAGGTATCCCAGTGCAAATAGTCCGCCGCAATAGATATTGGAATAAAAATCAGAAAACCCACGGAAATCAACTGTTTTAGCTTCATAGGGGGCCGTGCCTTGGGGATTTATCCAAAATCGTTATGACTATGATATGGTGTAAATAAGAGATGTAACTGAATGTAACAATCCTACCTTTGTTCAGTGCCTCATCACAGTTCATGACGCTGTTTTCGTAATAATTTAGGAGCGTATTCCATGGCAGAAGGTTGTTTACAAGTTGGGCAGTTAGCCCCAGACTTTAATGCTACGGCTGTTTTTGATCAAGAGTTTAAGGATGTCAAACTCTCTGACTACCGGGGCAAATATGTGGTTCTGTTTTTCTACCCCTTAGATTTCACCTTTGTTTGCCCGACTGAAATTATTGCCTTTAGTGATCGTTACAGCGAGTTTTCGGGCATCAATACGGAAATTTTGGGTGTGTCCGTAGATAGCCAATTTTCTCACCTGGCCTGGACGCAAAGTGACCGGAAAGCGGGGGGTGTTGGTGAGTTGAACTATCCCTTAGTCTCTGACCTGAAAAAAGAAATCAGCACGGCTTACAATGTCTTGACCGAAGAAGGAGTGGCCCTGCGTGGGTTATTTATCGTTGACAAAGAAGGGATTATCCAACACGCCACGATCAATAACTTGGGCTTTGGTCGGAGTGTAGATGAAACTTTGCGGGTGTTGCAGGCAATTCAATACGTTCAATCTCACCCGGATGAAGTGTGTCCCGCCGGTTGGCAGCCTGGGGAGAAAACCATGAACCCCGATCCCGTCAAGTCCAAAGTTTATTTTGAAGCAGTAGGTTAATTCCCTTCTCTTTTAATCAACGAATGAGATTTAAGACTGCTTGGTTGAGGCTAGGCAGTTTTTTTGTTTTCAATTTACAAGATTAGGACAGGCCAGACATAGCAATCCCATCTGGTTATAGAACCTCTTAATGCTGGAAATTCTGTTATGTCAAGGTTCTACCGTTTGGAAGTCAAAAAGAATTGCTGTAGTAGTAACCGTTTAAACCGAATATGGAAAAATTTCTTTTAATCACAGTCTGTATAGCAAGATACATGGGTTCCTAGAAACTGATTTTTGACATATTGACAGCTATGGATGGATATGGCACGATCCATAAACAAATTCATATAAAGTCTGCAATTCTGAAACAACATCATCGAACTACTTAGATACACATAACTATAACTAGCTTGGATTAGAAATATCTTTAGCTTTCTTCGATATTTACCTAGTTAATAGATTAACACTAACAGGATTCATCAAAGGGACTTGATTCATATTCTATGTTTAAGGATAATCCTGATGAGTATCTCTAAGGACTACAAGGAAGATCAGTCTGTGACTCCGCCGGAGGGTCAGAAGTTAGCAGTTCCTCGTCAGCTAATTCAGATTGTCGGGGCAAAAATCAATCGTTTTTTCCGGATAATTATTTTTTTTCTAAAACCAATTATTGGTTATCGAGATTTTCCTATAGAGTCTCACCTGCCTTCTGTAGGAGCTTCCGTTAATTCGGCAGTGCCGCGTTTTCGGGTGGAGAAGGTTGTGCAACGGCTGATAGAGGCTCATGGCCCGACAACCATCAAGGTTCGAGAAAGGCCAGTTTCTTGCAAGCATAGTCACTTTATCTGTTATGACGCAACTGGGAATTACATTGGCCGAGTTGGCGGCCGGCCGGGCAGACGGTATTGGGAGGATTCAAGTGGCTGGAAACACTACTAACTCTCTAATCTGTTTCGGGTATGAGGTGAGGTCTAGCCACTTTCCAGTAGCGAGAGAACCGTTTTAGATCCGTGTTGGCAGGAATTTCCACAAACTCTGGGGATGGAATAATTTTGACGGGGACGGTTAAACTTTGACAAATTTGGGTAAATCGGGGGCTGGGGCTAGGGCTGGTGAGAACTTGGCTTGCTTGATGTTGGGCAATAAACTGAGTTAGTTCTTGAGTGACATGACCACGGCGAATTTCTACGGGAAGTTCCAAGAGGCATTCATAGATAAAAACGAGGCGTTTGAAACTAATCCCCCAGGCCTGGAGGAGGTCATCATCCCAAACCCAAACTGCGGGTCGATCCGGATACTGTGACCAGGTGGGCTGAGTTGGGCTGAGATTATCGCCATGTATCCAAATGACAGATTGATCCACAAGGGCAGATTAAGTGAAGTGTCCAAATCAAACTTTAGCAGTATTGACTGATATCCTCGCCACATTCATCCGCCAAGAAACATAAGGCTCGGAAGCGCAAGACCATCAATTGCTCATAGAAGGGGTTGAGATGGCACAGGGCCGGAATGTGAAACTGCCAGGGGCCAATTTTGACATCCCGTTCAAAGGGGCATTGGGCGGGAATCCACCGACATAACCAATGGGCCCGACGGGTATGACGCACTTCAATGGACTCTAACCAGGCCTGGAAACGCTGAAACAGCACTTTGAGAAATTTTGGAGACTTTGGAGGCGATTGACGTGGAGACATTGGCTCTCCTTGAAAGACATGACTAAACATACGAACGATTACTCCCGCGCAATACAGCTTGAAAGCAAAGAAAGGTGAAAATGGAAAAAAACTTTAAGTTAACCGTCAAATACACATTAAAAGAGAGGGCATGAATGACAAAATAGCAAGAAAATGTTAATTGAACATGAATAATTAAAGAGGTTCTGGCAATCGCTAGGCAGAGTTTATGACTTGAGTAAAACTAGGTAAATCAAGGAATTTTAACTCCAATGAGTCGCTCTATCTCTGTCTTAACGCAACCGTTAGTCTAGCACATCAGTAGATATGCGGAAGTTAATATATTTTCGGAATAAAACAGATTTATGAGACTGTTGAAGCAGATTCTCAGGTTAGTTAGGCATCTATAGGGAGAATGTCAAGCGTTTAGTATCATAGGCTACTAATAATGCCTAAATCCTTGATAAACCATGGGAAATCAGTCTAGAAGCTTGCGTAAAATCAAACAGTTTTGAGAGCCGATGCGCTGATACTCTAATTCACTCGCAATGTTTTGTAATAATTTTAAGCCGCGCCCACCATCCTGGTCTGGGGAAATTTGCTCCGGCAGCGTGGCCAGTTTTTCTTCGAGATTAAATGTGGGCCCGTGATCCCAGACTTTCAGTTCTACGGCAGTGGCGGTTCCTTGGAGTTCAATCAAGACAGGCGGCGGCTCTGGGTTATGGTGATGGGCATGGCGCACCGCATTGGTAAAGGCTTCAGCGAGGGCTAATTCCAGTTGGAGCCAAATCGTTTTCTGTACCCATTCCGGGCGGGCCTGGGCAAACCAGCCTAAGACTTGATCCAGTTGTGCTAAGTCACTGGGTACTTCAAGGGATTGTTCGATGGGCACGGGCATCCTACTCAGCCGAAGAAATACCTTTATTTTGCCATTCTCCTTCAATCCTCACTAGAGGCACAGCCCCAAGTTGCCATCAGTGCAGCTACAGATAGAATTTTCGGAATAAAAATGAAGCCTAGAAGTTACCTGATCCCTAGCGAACACCCGCCGGAATTGGGATGGGTAGGGCCGTTTCATTGGCTAACACCTTATCAATTAGGCCATACTCTTTTGCTTCATCAGGGGTCATATAGAGCAGTCGATCCATGTCCTTCGTGATCCGCTCTGGGGTTTGGCCGGTGTTACGGGAGAGAATTTCCACCATGGTTTGCTTGTTGGCGAGAACTTCCCTGGCCCGGATTTGAATGTCGGTGGCCTGGCCGCGGGCATAGCTTTTGGTTTGATGCATGACAATGGTGGCGTGAGCTAAACTGGCTCGATAGCCTTTAGTGCCAGCAGAAAGTAGAAGGGCTGCCATTCCCATGGCCTGGCCAAGGCAAATTGTATGGACTGGGGGCTTAATGTAGTTAATGGTGTCACAAATCGCAAAGGCTTCGGTTTCAAAACCAACGGGTTCACCATCGTAGCGAGAGGTTCCGGTGGAGTTGATATAGATGCGGATTGGTTTTTCGGGATCGTCGTACTGGAGGAATAGGAGTTGGGCCACCAAAAGCTCAGTTACGGCCGGGACTAGAGGCATTCCCAAATAGACGATCCGTTCTTTAAGCAGTAAAGAGGGCAGATCAGGAGGGGGAGTGCGATAGTAAGCATCACCGTAGTAGGGAGATTGAGCAGATTCAATCGGCAACCGCATGGCAGACACAGCAACAAATGGTTATCTTTTCTTTAGTCTAGTCCCTTTGGTATTAAAAGGGGGATGGGGGATCAGGAATACCATGGCTCGGTTTTTTCCAAGAGACAAGAGCCAACAAAGACCTGGGAATTGCTAACGTGATCCTAGAGAATCAGCAGTATAAGAGCCAAAGGAATCCTCTATGTTTCTGGTCACAGGTGCAAGTGGGCCGTTAGGGCGGCGGGTTGTCCAGCGATTATGCGCCCAAAATATTCCGGTGCGGGCTTTTGTCCGGCTGAGTTCCGATTATGACCAACTCCGGCAATGGGGGGCGGATATTTACATTGGTGATGTGCAAAATCAACGGGATTTGGTCAAGGCGGCCCAAGGGGTGCGGTATATCATCGCCTGTCATGCCAGCAAGATTAGTAGCGGTCAACATTTAGCGGTAGATTATCGCAGTAGCATTGAGTTGATTGACATTGCCAAAGCCATTGGCCTGGAACATTTCACCTATATTTCCGCCCTCGCCGTGACGGCCGACCGCCAAGATTCTCCCCTGCTGAAGGCTAAATGGGAAGTTGAAAATCATCTCCAGGCCAGCGGCTTGAATTACACCATCTTGCGACCGGCCACCCTCATGTCTAGCTTGATTCCCTTGGCGGTGCGCTTTCAACAAACGGGTGTGTATTTACTCTTAGGCAACCCAGAGCATCGCATTGGTTTAGTCAGTACGGATGATTTAGCTAAAATTGCCCTCGCCGCCCCCCAAACCCCCGCAGCCTATAAACAAACCTTTGCCGTTGCCAGTTCCCAAGTACTTTATCGTCAAGATGTCCCTCAGATATTTGGGCGATTTTTTAATAAGCAGCCGATCACGATTAATGTGCCCCAAGGGGCTGTAGATGGGGCCTGGACCATGTTGGGACTGTTCAATGCCGATATTAAAAACGAGCTAGGTACACTCCGCACCCTCTTAGGCCATGAATGCTATGGTCAGCCCCAAGAGATTGAACGGATGGAGCAAACTTTTGGCCTGGGGAGTGAAAACTTAGAAACCTTTTTAAGCCGCTACTTTAACCAAATTGAGGCCTATGATTAATCATGGTTTGAAGCTGTTTAATCCCGGAACAGTCAGGGCTACATTGGCGTTGGTGAGCATTTGAGGAAATTGGGGTAAAACCCGCTGACATTGATGGATAAAAGTATCCAACCAGGCCTGGAGTTGGGTCAATTGTTCCGGCGTTAGAAAATAATCATCAGCCCCTCGGTATTGAATTTCGGCATGGCTCGCTAGTTCATAATCCACAAACCAACTGCTGTGGGGACGACT is from Synechococcus sp. PCC 6312 and encodes:
- the cax gene encoding calcium/proton exchanger — its product is MKLKQLISVGFLIFIPISIAADYLHWDTLTIFFTSALGIIPLAIWLSTATEEVALATGPTIGGLLNAVFGNATELIIALVALRSGLVDIVKASITGTIVSNLLLVMGLSMFLGGLRFKEQEFAPVVARVNGSSMTVAVSAILLPAMVIFTSKGVTDAAIGHLSIVTAVVLIVVYALTLLFSLKTHSYLYDVSQVDLEGEVEPSHKPNLVLWVSVLVIATIGVAFESEIFVGVVEEATSGLGLTPLFTGVILLPLVGGAAEYVTSVRVAMKNNMDLAVSVAMGSSLLVALLVAPILVLVGQAIGQPMDLNFNPFEVVAVIIAVVVANLISLDGRSNWLEGALLLATYAILGTAFYFHPPV
- a CDS encoding ATP-binding protein, producing the protein MPVPIEQSLEVPSDLAQLDQVLGWFAQARPEWVQKTIWLQLELALAEAFTNAVRHAHHHNPEPPPVLIELQGTATAVELKVWDHGPTFNLEEKLATLPEQISPDQDGGRGLKLLQNIASELEYQRIGSQNCLILRKLLD
- a CDS encoding peroxiredoxin, whose translation is MAEGCLQVGQLAPDFNATAVFDQEFKDVKLSDYRGKYVVLFFYPLDFTFVCPTEIIAFSDRYSEFSGINTEILGVSVDSQFSHLAWTQSDRKAGGVGELNYPLVSDLKKEISTAYNVLTEEGVALRGLFIVDKEGIIQHATINNLGFGRSVDETLRVLQAIQYVQSHPDEVCPAGWQPGEKTMNPDPVKSKVYFEAVG
- a CDS encoding transglycosylase SLT domain-containing protein — its product is MLPKLTPWLMMLKSKKSTWIAAGLGLVAVGGIGVGIWWSLKQQESPQASTNTFAEILQAPEPNQIASLEKLADQGLPLQQAQARYLLAISALEKSDPNAALDWLKDLEQKNTPLTAPILVLQAQAYEKANQPTPAKATWEKIVRQFPQEPEAALALLALNQPDQALAQFPQVPAVVELAQKRLQANPRQRSLLVLIAKHGLFLENYLEILDQLTKYYSQELKPEDWAAIGFGYWENLSYKKAGRAYLQAPPTAFNTYRAGRALQLGDERNQAITTYQRVVQKFPKTKEAALAWLRLGRLSESNAQALRYFQQAMTTSKAAKTSTIAADALLDQAGRLEKSGNLAQAAQARETLLTTYATTPAAAQLRWQQAQRDAQAGNLGEARTWAQSLLKNNPDSELAPTAAFWLGQWATDQQQRQKDWQILTEKYPYSYYTWRALSLLGKPVGTFTTVRGLNPPVDPEKRQILPLSAGSQTLQALYEMGQYDLAWSRWQWEFRHRVEPTAAAQLTDGLVRVGVGDYLDGIFMLENLQQRARTEPATAKFLTPMLKNPAYWYALYPLPFWSQVQAWSAKRQINPLLVMSLIRQESRFEVGIQSVVGATGLMQVMPDTAAWIAPQIGLTSYRLDNVEDSLNLGTWYFAHTHDLHDQNTLLALASYNAGPGNVADWLQRFGYKDPDQFIEQIPFPETYGYVKSILGNYWNYLRLYSPQSPL
- a CDS encoding ATP-dependent Clp protease proteolytic subunit; this translates as MRLPIESAQSPYYGDAYYRTPPPDLPSLLLKERIVYLGMPLVPAVTELLVAQLLFLQYDDPEKPIRIYINSTGTSRYDGEPVGFETEAFAICDTINYIKPPVHTICLGQAMGMAALLLSAGTKGYRASLAHATIVMHQTKSYARGQATDIQIRAREVLANKQTMVEILSRNTGQTPERITKDMDRLLYMTPDEAKEYGLIDKVLANETALPIPIPAGVR
- a CDS encoding Mo-dependent nitrogenase C-terminal domain-containing protein, which encodes MSPRQSPPKSPKFLKVLFQRFQAWLESIEVRHTRRAHWLCRWIPAQCPFERDVKIGPWQFHIPALCHLNPFYEQLMVLRFRALCFLADECGEDISQYC
- a CDS encoding SDR family oxidoreductase; the protein is MFLVTGASGPLGRRVVQRLCAQNIPVRAFVRLSSDYDQLRQWGADIYIGDVQNQRDLVKAAQGVRYIIACHASKISSGQHLAVDYRSSIELIDIAKAIGLEHFTYISALAVTADRQDSPLLKAKWEVENHLQASGLNYTILRPATLMSSLIPLAVRFQQTGVYLLLGNPEHRIGLVSTDDLAKIALAAPQTPAAYKQTFAVASSQVLYRQDVPQIFGRFFNKQPITINVPQGAVDGAWTMLGLFNADIKNELGTLRTLLGHECYGQPQEIERMEQTFGLGSENLETFLSRYFNQIEAYD
- the xth gene encoding exodeoxyribonuclease III, yielding MKIATWNVNSIRTRLDQVCQWLQANPVDVLCVQETKVVDELFPQAPLTDLGYHVYISGQKAYNGVAILSREPVTEISTGFSPVLGDVGDLETQKRLITGIIAPNIRVINVYIPNGLAMGTDKYHYKLAWLATLRTYIATLQANAAEEMIICGDFNIAPEDIDIHDPQGRETHIMATDPEREALEQIAALGFQDGFRKFTPETGHYSWWDYRTGAFRGNRGWRIDHHYLTAGLYAQAQNCVIDSAPRKLEKPSDHAPVILEIGIAS